From Stenotrophomonas maltophilia, a single genomic window includes:
- a CDS encoding DUF2076 domain-containing protein produces MSGLVLVPAPEDPGIPARMRQPTKDAYRQWLTQANERIEQLQAEVAELRAGGSTSTTRPGLVTDLVTAATALGHHETLRSSSDETIDYWRVRVEQLRAELTGASRD; encoded by the coding sequence GTGAGCGGCCTGGTACTGGTGCCGGCGCCGGAGGATCCGGGCATTCCCGCCCGGATGCGGCAACCGACGAAGGACGCCTATCGCCAGTGGCTGACCCAGGCCAACGAGCGCATCGAGCAGCTGCAGGCCGAAGTGGCTGAACTGCGCGCCGGCGGCAGCACCAGCACCACGCGGCCGGGCTTGGTTACCGACCTGGTCACCGCTGCAACTGCCCTCGGGCACCACGAAACGCTGCGCAGCAGCAGCGACGAAACCATCGACTACTGGCGCGTTCGCGTTGAGCAGCTGCGCGCCGAACTGACAGGAGCATCCCGTGACTGA
- a CDS encoding YqaJ viral recombinase family protein, with product MRTVNLIQGTPEWHAHRAQHLNASDAPAMLGASTNHSRTDLIRELAAGVPREFSDFVQERVIDPGHEFEAQARAIAEELIGQELYPVTGVSGKYSASFDGLTLLEDIAWEHKRLNQTLRDAMFDGCTGTDLPLMYQIQMEHQSMVSESERVFFMASEWRQASGGWELVEERHCWYTPNPALRARIVAGWAQLEADVAAFEPGPASEPVPVGRAPETLPALSIQVTGMVTASNLAEFKENALAVLGSINRELQSDEDFANAEKTVTWCKGVEERIEATKQQVLGQTADIDAVFRTMDDVAAETRKIRLELDKLVAKRKEERRTEIGNNARRAVMDHIQGINETLGAHAVPMPATLVADLQAAIKGKRSFTSMQDAVDAVATNAKITASQTADRIRANIAILAEHPDYATLFADRVQLCASKAPDDLRNLVAARISEHRQAEQERVDAEREKIRKEEEARAQKAAAEQATQAAQTPAVEQQPEPVAAAPVRTAPTAVASAPAPAAAPREVVKIKLGDINARIAPLSISADGLAMLGFKPINATGSAKLYDQAQFPAMCRAMIDDLQDAANSYPLAA from the coding sequence ATGCGCACCGTGAACCTGATCCAGGGCACCCCGGAATGGCATGCGCACCGCGCGCAGCACCTCAACGCCAGCGACGCGCCGGCGATGCTCGGTGCCTCCACGAACCACTCCCGCACCGATCTGATCCGGGAGCTGGCTGCAGGCGTGCCCCGCGAGTTCAGCGACTTCGTGCAGGAGCGCGTCATCGACCCGGGCCATGAGTTCGAGGCGCAGGCCCGTGCTATTGCCGAGGAGCTGATTGGCCAGGAGCTGTACCCGGTCACCGGCGTCTCCGGCAAGTACTCGGCCAGCTTCGACGGCCTGACGCTGCTGGAGGACATCGCGTGGGAGCACAAGCGCCTGAACCAGACGCTGCGCGATGCCATGTTCGACGGCTGCACCGGCACCGACCTGCCTCTGATGTACCAGATCCAGATGGAGCACCAGTCGATGGTCTCCGAGAGCGAGCGCGTGTTCTTCATGGCATCGGAGTGGCGGCAGGCTTCCGGCGGCTGGGAACTGGTCGAGGAGCGGCACTGCTGGTACACGCCGAATCCGGCGCTGCGTGCGCGCATCGTCGCAGGCTGGGCGCAGCTGGAGGCCGACGTTGCGGCTTTCGAGCCGGGCCCGGCCAGCGAGCCTGTGCCGGTCGGCCGCGCTCCAGAGACCCTGCCGGCGCTGAGCATCCAGGTCACCGGCATGGTCACCGCCTCCAACCTGGCCGAATTCAAGGAAAACGCGCTGGCGGTGCTGGGCTCGATCAACCGGGAACTGCAGTCCGATGAGGACTTCGCCAATGCCGAGAAGACGGTCACCTGGTGCAAGGGCGTCGAGGAGCGGATCGAGGCAACGAAGCAGCAGGTGCTGGGCCAGACGGCGGACATCGATGCGGTATTCCGCACGATGGACGATGTGGCCGCCGAGACGCGCAAGATCCGGCTGGAACTGGACAAGCTGGTGGCGAAGCGAAAAGAGGAACGCCGTACCGAGATCGGCAACAACGCTCGGCGCGCGGTGATGGACCACATCCAGGGAATCAACGAAACGCTGGGCGCGCATGCCGTGCCGATGCCGGCCACACTGGTCGCAGATCTGCAGGCTGCCATCAAGGGCAAGCGTTCCTTCACCAGCATGCAGGATGCGGTCGACGCGGTTGCTACCAATGCCAAGATCACCGCCAGCCAGACGGCCGACCGCATCCGCGCCAACATCGCCATCCTGGCTGAGCATCCGGACTACGCCACCCTGTTCGCCGACCGCGTGCAGCTGTGCGCCAGCAAGGCGCCGGACGATCTGCGCAACCTGGTTGCTGCCCGGATCTCCGAACATCGGCAGGCGGAGCAGGAACGCGTGGACGCCGAGCGCGAGAAGATCCGCAAGGAGGAGGAGGCTCGCGCGCAGAAGGCGGCAGCTGAGCAGGCCACCCAGGCGGCGCAGACGCCAGCGGTCGAGCAGCAGCCCGAGCCAGTGGCAGCGGCACCGGTGCGCACCGCGCCGACGGCAGTGGCCAGCGCACCGGCACCGGCCGCCGCACCGCGCGAGGTGGTCAAGATCAAGCTCGGCGACATCAACGCTCGCATCGCCCCGCTGTCGATCAGCGCCGATGGGCTGGCCATGTTGGGGTTCAAGCCGATCAACGCCACCGGCTCGGCGAAGCTGTACGACCAGGCGCAGTTCCCGGCCATGTGCCGGGCCATGATCGACGACCTGCAGGACGCTGCCAACAGCTACCCGCTGGCCGCCTGA
- a CDS encoding KTSC domain-containing protein, protein MTSTTPANGRIQLFDVDSSQIHSIGHDAATNTLAICFKRGSGDARGPGSVYHYANFSAEEFQAFKDAESIGKHFGEYIKKFPEKYPYHKVAEQQQAA, encoded by the coding sequence ATGACCAGCACCACCCCGGCCAATGGCCGCATCCAGCTGTTCGACGTCGACAGCTCGCAGATCCACAGCATCGGCCACGACGCCGCCACCAACACCCTCGCCATCTGCTTCAAGCGCGGCAGCGGCGATGCGCGCGGCCCGGGCTCGGTCTACCACTACGCCAACTTCAGCGCCGAGGAGTTCCAGGCGTTCAAGGACGCCGAGTCCATCGGCAAGCACTTCGGCGAGTACATCAAGAAATTCCCGGAGAAGTACCCGTACCACAAGGTCGCCGAGCAGCAGCAGGCCGCCTGA
- a CDS encoding P63C domain-containing protein, translating into MHHLEAANTPVSSEAEAQHDGSDLPRISHYGIVRFGSLEAPAIVLEDGRRGFLATQFAHLLGYHGKNPSNRFDGFLACFAPNYMSGKEKAGSPVSNPGRGRAHFIEAEAVMEAVGNVLRAAIAGKTHKQQARQVSACVEINLALGMVGLVALIDEATGYQYHRAPDALQDLISKLIRQHASDWQRQFEPEYYAALAKMTGTAFTSGAHGRPPIWGAITRKWVYEVCFPNEVLEEMRGRQDVGDKLHQWLTDGGVATLTKQKEAVRLLAVSSVNYKDFEARCSVTFERPGQIGMIYQDAA; encoded by the coding sequence ATGCACCATCTGGAAGCAGCAAACACTCCGGTCAGCTCCGAGGCCGAAGCACAACACGACGGGAGTGATCTCCCTAGGATCAGCCACTACGGCATTGTCCGATTCGGCTCTTTGGAAGCGCCCGCGATTGTGTTAGAGGACGGACGCCGTGGCTTTCTCGCCACGCAGTTCGCACATCTGCTCGGGTATCACGGGAAGAACCCAAGTAACCGGTTCGACGGTTTTCTGGCCTGTTTCGCCCCTAACTACATGAGCGGAAAGGAGAAAGCAGGGTCACCGGTTTCGAATCCTGGTCGTGGTCGTGCCCACTTCATCGAGGCGGAAGCGGTAATGGAAGCGGTGGGCAACGTGCTGAGGGCCGCGATCGCCGGGAAGACGCATAAGCAGCAGGCGCGCCAAGTGTCAGCTTGCGTGGAGATCAACTTGGCACTGGGCATGGTCGGGCTAGTCGCCTTAATTGACGAGGCTACCGGATACCAGTACCACCGCGCGCCGGACGCCCTGCAGGATCTGATCTCGAAGCTGATCCGGCAGCATGCTTCGGATTGGCAGCGACAGTTCGAGCCTGAGTACTATGCTGCGCTGGCAAAAATGACCGGGACTGCGTTCACCTCTGGCGCGCACGGGCGTCCTCCTATCTGGGGAGCGATCACGCGCAAGTGGGTTTACGAGGTCTGCTTCCCGAATGAAGTGCTTGAGGAGATGCGGGGCCGACAGGATGTGGGCGACAAGCTGCATCAGTGGTTGACGGATGGTGGCGTGGCTACGTTGACCAAGCAGAAGGAAGCGGTTCGGTTGCTCGCGGTCTCCTCCGTGAACTACAAGGACTTTGAGGCTCGCTGCAGCGTAACCTTTGAACGCCCTGGTCAAATCGGAATGATCTACCAAGACGCCGCTTGA
- a CDS encoding zinc-ribbon domain-containing protein, with amino-acid sequence MALISCVECGKQISDKASTCPSCGAPAAPLGSAPRTTTQPIKAVTFTPMSIAALVVAAIVLFFLAMVVIRPGAPGAPKDPEKAAEQAAERRTVQYCEDRYKEMNADRQYTVEVLQFHSQACRKARDDYRAKWGREP; translated from the coding sequence ATGGCGTTGATCAGCTGTGTCGAATGCGGCAAACAGATAAGCGACAAGGCAAGCACTTGTCCTAGTTGTGGTGCACCTGCTGCGCCACTTGGCTCAGCACCGCGCACAACAACTCAGCCTATCAAGGCGGTTACGTTTACTCCGATGTCGATCGCAGCATTGGTCGTTGCAGCTATTGTTTTGTTCTTCTTGGCCATGGTTGTCATACGGCCCGGTGCGCCTGGCGCGCCTAAGGACCCAGAAAAAGCCGCAGAACAAGCAGCAGAACGTCGAACGGTCCAGTACTGCGAGGACCGCTACAAGGAGATGAATGCTGACCGGCAATACACAGTGGAAGTGCTGCAGTTCCATTCGCAAGCATGCCGCAAGGCGCGCGATGACTACCGTGCGAAGTGGGGACGAGAACCCTGA
- a CDS encoding S24 family peptidase: MRETFAARMALAVRESGRSLQEIATLAGTTKGQVSQWQTEGKVQPENIKAHVVESICAALAIRPRWLLYGESPMRGDAPPLPAVSAAEIPAGYVRFHMMEGQASGGGGIVNQDFPAVLREVDVAEWQVRSQIGFLPEEGRVQLITVHGDSMYPDIRTGDVLMVDTARRYFEGDGVYLINLNGYTMVKRLQMLPNGLHIVSTNPKYQSAVVPSGELDSLHVAGRIVGGAIMRRGEEF, encoded by the coding sequence ATGAGAGAGACATTCGCCGCCCGCATGGCTTTGGCCGTTCGAGAGTCCGGTCGCTCCCTGCAGGAGATAGCCACCCTCGCCGGAACGACCAAGGGCCAGGTCAGCCAATGGCAGACCGAAGGAAAGGTCCAGCCCGAAAACATCAAGGCTCACGTCGTCGAGAGCATCTGCGCTGCCCTTGCGATTCGGCCGCGATGGCTGCTCTATGGGGAGTCACCTATGCGTGGCGACGCACCCCCATTGCCGGCTGTCTCCGCAGCTGAGATTCCCGCTGGCTATGTTCGCTTCCACATGATGGAAGGTCAGGCATCCGGCGGAGGTGGCATCGTGAATCAAGACTTCCCCGCGGTCCTCCGCGAGGTGGACGTCGCTGAGTGGCAGGTTCGAAGCCAGATCGGCTTCCTTCCCGAGGAAGGGCGTGTGCAGTTGATCACGGTACATGGAGATTCCATGTACCCAGACATTCGCACCGGAGACGTGCTCATGGTCGACACGGCACGCCGCTACTTCGAAGGCGATGGCGTGTATTTGATCAATCTCAACGGTTACACCATGGTGAAGCGATTGCAGATGCTTCCGAACGGTCTGCACATCGTCAGCACCAATCCCAAGTATCAGAGCGCGGTCGTCCCCTCTGGTGAACTAGATTCTTTGCACGTTGCGGGGCGCATCGTGGGCGGCGCAATCATGCGCCGCGGCGAAGAGTTCTAA
- a CDS encoding phage regulatory CII family protein codes for MNVTDAAYDTVHQYPGGSEALAPRMGMSAATLRGKVNPNTDRNLLSLQEADALMARTGDYRILHALCAEHGFIAQRVEAPESGTLITALLAAAAAKGDLAELVSEAMADNRITPNEADAIARACQQVMAALVQVSQHAEAAAERGRV; via the coding sequence ATGAATGTCACAGATGCCGCCTACGACACCGTCCACCAGTACCCGGGTGGCAGCGAGGCCTTGGCGCCCAGGATGGGCATGTCAGCCGCGACCCTGCGCGGCAAGGTCAACCCGAACACCGACCGCAACCTGCTGAGCCTGCAGGAGGCGGATGCGCTGATGGCGCGCACCGGTGATTACCGGATCCTGCACGCCCTCTGCGCTGAGCACGGGTTCATTGCCCAGCGTGTCGAAGCGCCTGAATCCGGAACTTTGATCACGGCGCTCCTAGCGGCCGCCGCAGCGAAGGGCGACCTCGCGGAGCTTGTCTCGGAAGCGATGGCCGACAACCGCATCACGCCGAACGAGGCTGATGCTATCGCGCGCGCCTGTCAGCAGGTCATGGCGGCGCTGGTGCAGGTCAGCCAGCACGCAGAGGCAGCGGCGGAGCGGGGTCGGGTATGA
- a CDS encoding helix-turn-helix domain-containing protein, which produces MSVQFSWQSAVTKSELDGTTKLVLLVIGTYMNQHGDGAFPSYRTIAAGASLNRATVIRHVETAVSQGWLKKKSRIRIAGASGRVEADSNTYQIAFPVVAQDDHPSRAGQPGVVAQGDPNTPPLTPQGTQEPPIPPKGGDDLDSKLKPGAKPRAKRPKRDLVTFPKFVDSCRAAGERMIRADDPIFDFAEDAGIPRDFVALAWREFALRHRDSGTQKRDWRAHFRDAIRRNWLKLWWCSPAGGCELTTAGVQLKRERDAERERDRQDQLAQQEQAA; this is translated from the coding sequence GTGAGCGTTCAGTTCTCCTGGCAGTCCGCTGTCACCAAGTCCGAGCTGGACGGCACCACCAAGCTGGTGCTGCTGGTCATCGGCACGTACATGAACCAGCACGGCGACGGCGCATTCCCGTCCTATCGAACGATTGCGGCCGGCGCCTCTCTCAACCGCGCCACTGTCATTCGCCACGTCGAGACGGCCGTGTCACAGGGATGGCTGAAGAAGAAGAGCCGAATCCGTATCGCAGGCGCATCTGGTCGGGTCGAAGCCGACTCCAACACATATCAGATTGCCTTCCCGGTGGTCGCGCAGGACGACCACCCTAGTCGCGCAGGACAACCAGGGGTGGTCGCACAGGGCGACCCTAACACCCCACCTTTAACACCCCAAGGAACACAAGAACCCCCCATACCCCCCAAGGGGGGCGACGACTTGGATTCCAAATTGAAGCCCGGTGCAAAGCCGAGGGCGAAGCGCCCGAAGCGCGATCTGGTCACGTTCCCGAAGTTCGTTGACTCATGCCGTGCCGCTGGCGAGCGGATGATCCGCGCCGACGACCCGATTTTCGACTTCGCCGAGGACGCCGGCATTCCGCGTGACTTCGTTGCGCTGGCCTGGCGTGAATTCGCGCTCAGGCACCGTGACAGCGGCACGCAGAAACGGGACTGGCGCGCCCATTTCCGGGATGCCATCCGCCGGAATTGGCTCAAGTTGTGGTGGTGCTCGCCTGCTGGTGGCTGCGAGCTCACGACGGCTGGCGTGCAGTTGAAGCGCGAGCGCGACGCCGAGCGCGAACGTGATCGGCAGGATCAGCTGGCCCAGCAGGAGCAGGCGGCGTGA
- the dnaB gene encoding replicative DNA helicase, whose translation MPDYLDNVAYLRVPPHSVPAEQSVLGALLLVGESLAQVRDQLAPEDFYRRENQLIYQGICGVADLKREVDVVTVGDWITANVEIGAQELVATVYDLAGSTPSAANVRAYAEIVRNKSLLRQLIKTTTDIADSAYGASDDEAEEVVSASATKLASLTVKSSGNGGLMLVRSGVQKAWDEMEARFHGEGTLGIAPKWSSVRRKIPGLEPTDLIVLGARPSMGKTAHALNWAEDAAAGGRNVAVFSLEMSASQLSMRLMAAHAGVDLSRMREKGVLSNDEWARLSQARNYIQSLPLAIDDCGALSVDALAARASRMHAKVPGGLGLIVVDYLQLLTGKAKSENRNDEVSYISRRLKGLAKELHCPVMALSQLNRGVESKNDKRPSMADLRESGAIEQDADVIAFLYRDDYYSKDACGAPGISELIVAKNRQGETGTCYLQHRLQCSAFDDYTGPRPNYSLKGVATAGGGDDDFDVPSPGRRRRSRRDLAAGDDA comes from the coding sequence ATGCCCGACTACCTGGACAACGTCGCCTATCTGCGCGTGCCGCCGCATTCCGTACCGGCCGAGCAGTCGGTCCTCGGCGCGCTGCTGCTGGTGGGCGAATCGCTGGCTCAGGTCCGCGACCAGCTGGCGCCGGAGGACTTCTACCGCCGCGAGAACCAGCTGATCTACCAGGGCATCTGCGGCGTGGCCGACCTGAAGCGCGAGGTCGACGTGGTGACCGTGGGCGACTGGATCACGGCCAACGTTGAGATCGGCGCGCAGGAGCTGGTGGCCACCGTCTACGACCTGGCCGGCAGCACGCCCTCGGCGGCCAACGTGCGCGCCTATGCCGAGATCGTGCGCAACAAGTCGCTGCTGCGGCAGCTGATCAAGACCACCACCGACATCGCAGATAGCGCCTACGGCGCCAGCGACGACGAAGCCGAGGAGGTCGTGTCCGCCTCAGCGACGAAGCTGGCCAGCCTTACCGTGAAGTCCAGCGGCAACGGTGGCCTGATGCTGGTGCGCAGCGGCGTGCAGAAGGCGTGGGACGAAATGGAAGCCCGGTTCCACGGCGAGGGAACACTGGGTATCGCGCCGAAGTGGAGCAGCGTGCGGCGCAAGATCCCCGGCCTTGAGCCGACCGACCTGATCGTGCTCGGTGCGCGCCCGTCGATGGGCAAGACCGCCCACGCGCTGAACTGGGCCGAGGATGCTGCCGCCGGCGGCCGCAACGTTGCCGTCTTCAGCCTGGAGATGTCCGCCAGCCAGCTCAGCATGCGTCTGATGGCGGCGCACGCGGGCGTCGACCTGAGCCGCATGCGCGAGAAGGGCGTGCTGAGCAACGACGAATGGGCGCGACTCTCGCAGGCCCGCAACTACATCCAGTCGCTGCCGCTGGCGATCGACGACTGCGGCGCGCTGTCGGTCGATGCCCTTGCAGCGCGTGCGTCGCGGATGCACGCCAAGGTGCCGGGTGGCCTTGGCTTGATCGTGGTGGACTACCTGCAGCTGCTGACCGGCAAGGCCAAGTCGGAGAACCGGAACGACGAGGTGTCGTACATCTCGCGGCGGCTGAAAGGCCTGGCCAAGGAGCTGCACTGCCCGGTGATGGCGCTGTCGCAGCTCAACCGCGGCGTGGAAAGCAAGAACGACAAGCGCCCGAGCATGGCCGACCTGCGCGAGTCGGGTGCCATCGAGCAAGACGCCGACGTGATCGCCTTCCTGTACCGCGACGACTACTACAGCAAGGATGCCTGCGGTGCCCCGGGGATCTCAGAACTGATCGTGGCCAAGAACCGCCAAGGCGAGACCGGCACCTGCTACCTGCAGCACCGGCTGCAGTGCAGTGCCTTCGATGACTACACCGGCCCCCGGCCGAACTACAGCCTCAAGGGCGTGGCCACTGCCGGCGGTGGTGACGATGACTTCGATGTTCCGTCGCCCGGCCGCCGCCGGCGTAGCCGCCGCGACCTGGCCGCAGGAGATGACGCATGA
- a CDS encoding Ref family recombination enhancement nuclease, translating into MSRPQPSLYLSFLASWIPPGFGPDFTARGDRVKRGRSTGKPTLVRQQRMDAITEIGCIVCDALGHGFMRCQVHHLLVGGKHGQPRRGHDFTIGLCPWHHVGEPMGGLSHSACADRFGPSYAREPRRFRQEIGTDDYLLDLQNTLIEQHLEKTSWRPAA; encoded by the coding sequence ATGTCGCGACCACAGCCCAGTCTCTATCTGTCCTTCCTTGCTTCATGGATTCCCCCTGGCTTTGGACCGGATTTTACCGCTCGGGGTGATCGCGTGAAGCGCGGCCGCTCAACCGGTAAGCCGACCCTTGTCCGGCAGCAGCGGATGGACGCGATCACCGAGATCGGCTGCATCGTCTGCGACGCCCTCGGCCACGGGTTCATGCGCTGCCAAGTGCACCATCTTCTGGTTGGCGGCAAGCACGGGCAGCCCCGGCGCGGCCACGACTTCACTATCGGCCTGTGCCCGTGGCACCACGTCGGTGAGCCTATGGGCGGGCTCAGCCACTCGGCCTGCGCTGACCGCTTCGGCCCTAGCTACGCCCGCGAACCACGCCGGTTCCGGCAGGAGATCGGCACCGACGACTACCTGCTGGACCTGCAGAACACCCTGATCGAACAGCACCTGGAGAAGACCTCATGGCGACCCGCCGCCTGA
- a CDS encoding glycoside hydrolase family 19 protein, whose protein sequence is MVGTETVAAAMGAGQYAKPLEDACIQFGIVTALQKAHFLAQVAHESDGFRTATEYASGRAYEGRADLGNVQPGDGMRFKGRGLIQLTGRENYATFSHAMGQGDLFVRSPELVAQLPWAVVAAGWFWKRKNLNVWADKDDGLAVGRAINRGSATSKGMPNGQADREAQLAKAKKLFGLT, encoded by the coding sequence ATGGTGGGCACCGAAACCGTAGCCGCCGCCATGGGCGCCGGCCAGTACGCCAAGCCGCTGGAAGACGCGTGCATCCAGTTCGGTATCGTGACCGCGCTGCAGAAGGCGCACTTTCTGGCGCAGGTAGCGCATGAATCGGACGGCTTCCGCACGGCCACCGAGTACGCCTCGGGCCGCGCCTACGAAGGCCGGGCCGACCTGGGCAATGTGCAGCCGGGCGACGGCATGCGCTTCAAGGGCCGGGGCCTCATCCAGCTGACTGGGCGCGAGAATTACGCGACCTTCAGCCACGCCATGGGGCAGGGAGATCTGTTCGTTCGGTCCCCGGAGCTGGTGGCGCAGCTGCCTTGGGCGGTGGTGGCGGCTGGCTGGTTCTGGAAGCGGAAGAACCTCAACGTGTGGGCCGACAAAGACGACGGGCTCGCCGTGGGCCGCGCGATCAACCGCGGATCCGCCACCAGCAAGGGCATGCCCAACGGACAGGCTGATCGGGAAGCCCAACTGGCCAAGGCCAAGAAGCTGTTTGGTCTCACATGA
- a CDS encoding terminase small subunit, which yields MAKTKPARMPPLTPKQQRFVQEYLQDHNGTQAAIRAGYSDKTAKQQGSRLLTEPRIQAAVRAGQQKVAKKAEVTVDSLMDELEQARKLALKEKQASAAVTATMGKGKLAGLLVEKHKHSGAIATYNLKDLSDDDLDQLEQILGPLADTGGDPGGASEEGG from the coding sequence ATGGCCAAGACCAAACCAGCCCGGATGCCGCCGCTGACCCCCAAGCAGCAGCGGTTCGTCCAGGAATACCTGCAGGATCACAACGGGACCCAGGCGGCAATCCGCGCCGGGTACAGCGACAAGACCGCCAAGCAGCAGGGGTCACGGCTCCTGACCGAGCCGCGTATCCAGGCTGCGGTGCGCGCCGGCCAGCAGAAGGTGGCCAAGAAAGCCGAGGTGACCGTCGACAGCCTAATGGACGAGCTGGAACAGGCTCGGAAGCTGGCGCTGAAGGAGAAACAGGCCAGCGCGGCAGTCACCGCCACGATGGGCAAGGGAAAGCTGGCCGGCCTCCTGGTGGAGAAGCACAAGCACAGTGGCGCGATCGCCACCTACAACCTGAAAGACCTCTCAGACGATGATCTCGACCAGCTTGAACAGATCCTCGGTCCGCTTGCCGACACTGGCGGAGATCCGGGCGGAGCGAGCGAGGAGGGCGGCTGA
- the terL gene encoding phage terminase large subunit: MISTSLNRSSVRLPTLAEIRAERARRAAERERARIAEDVEGIRARSQTLEGFIKEHWRVLEPTRPLKFGWALRAMCRHLEAVTEGRIQFLLMTVPPGMMKSLLLVFWTAWEWGPVGRPDLQTLATSYSQPNVLRDNQKLRRLIESDQYQTAWPMKLRGDQNAKGKFENTGNGFSEARPFSSMTGGRGDRVKVDDPHSTETAESDTERKTAVRIFREGITDRLNDITSSAMVIIMQRLHQQDVAAVAMELDLGFVHLNLPMEFEAERVDKDGKKTGGPCRTYIDGELFFEDPRTEDGELLFPERFPRAEIERLKRAKGSYAYAGQYQQRPTPRDGGTFKREWFEVVDAAPAISAVRKVRRWDFGATDPKEKTSSDPDYTVGLLLGEVGGVYYVLDIVRDRQSPAGVEKMLKNTALQDGKSIKVRIPQDPGAAGKSNAAHQIKLLAGWDVKAALESGSKEVRATPVEAQAEAGNIKLVNGPWVTAFLDEIAEFPNAKHDDQVDALSGAFAELVTGSTYNLGNAL, translated from the coding sequence ATGATCTCGACCAGCTTGAACAGATCCTCGGTCCGCTTGCCGACACTGGCGGAGATCCGGGCGGAGCGAGCGAGGAGGGCGGCTGAGCGAGAGCGCGCGCGCATCGCAGAGGATGTCGAAGGCATCCGGGCGCGGTCGCAGACCTTGGAGGGCTTCATCAAGGAGCATTGGCGGGTTCTGGAGCCAACCAGGCCGCTGAAGTTTGGCTGGGCATTGCGGGCCATGTGCCGGCACCTGGAGGCGGTCACCGAAGGCCGCATCCAGTTCCTGCTGATGACCGTGCCTCCGGGCATGATGAAATCACTGCTGCTGGTGTTCTGGACAGCATGGGAATGGGGGCCAGTTGGGCGCCCGGACCTGCAAACGCTGGCCACCTCCTACAGCCAGCCGAACGTGCTGCGCGACAACCAGAAGCTGCGGCGCCTCATCGAGAGCGACCAGTACCAGACCGCGTGGCCGATGAAGCTGCGCGGCGACCAGAACGCCAAGGGCAAGTTCGAGAACACCGGGAACGGCTTCAGCGAGGCCCGTCCCTTCAGCTCCATGACCGGTGGCCGCGGCGACCGGGTGAAGGTGGACGATCCGCATTCGACCGAGACGGCAGAGAGCGATACCGAGCGCAAGACCGCGGTACGCATCTTCCGCGAGGGCATCACCGACCGCCTTAACGACATCACCTCGTCGGCCATGGTCATCATCATGCAGCGCCTGCACCAGCAGGACGTTGCAGCGGTGGCGATGGAGCTGGACCTGGGCTTCGTGCACCTCAACTTGCCTATGGAGTTCGAGGCAGAGCGGGTCGACAAGGACGGGAAGAAGACTGGCGGTCCGTGCCGTACTTACATCGATGGCGAGCTGTTCTTCGAGGATCCACGCACCGAGGACGGCGAGCTGCTGTTCCCCGAGCGCTTCCCGCGCGCGGAGATCGAGCGTCTGAAGCGGGCGAAAGGCAGTTACGCCTACGCCGGCCAGTACCAGCAGCGGCCCACGCCGCGCGATGGCGGCACCTTCAAGCGGGAATGGTTCGAGGTAGTAGATGCCGCGCCGGCCATTTCGGCGGTGCGCAAGGTCAGGCGGTGGGATTTCGGCGCCACCGATCCGAAAGAGAAGACCAGCAGCGACCCCGACTACACCGTGGGGCTGCTGTTGGGAGAGGTCGGCGGCGTCTACTACGTGCTGGACATCGTCCGGGACAGGCAGTCGCCGGCGGGCGTCGAGAAGATGCTGAAGAACACCGCGCTGCAGGACGGGAAGTCGATCAAGGTCCGGATCCCGCAGGACCCCGGCGCCGCCGGCAAGAGCAACGCCGCGCATCAGATCAAGCTGCTGGCGGGCTGGGACGTGAAGGCGGCGCTGGAATCCGGATCCAAGGAGGTCCGGGCAACGCCGGTCGAGGCTCAGGCCGAGGCTGGGAACATCAAGCTGGTGAACGGCCCATGGGTGACTGCGTTCTTGGACGAGATCGCTGAGTTCCCCAACGCAAAGCACGACGACCAGGTGGACGCGCTTTCGGGCGCTTTCGCTGAGCTGGTCACCGGCAGCACCTACAACCTGGGGAACGCGCTCTGA